The Brasilonema sennae CENA114 genome includes a region encoding these proteins:
- a CDS encoding PIN domain-containing protein, whose protein sequence is MTRVYLDISIYNRPFDDQTQPKIFLETQAVILILQMVEAKLIELVSSSVLEYENSRNPFPVNQQSMERYLQIATLRVLLDENIRARAKQLEQQGIKAIDALHVACAEASQSDYFITCDKRLINRSQSLTLKTINPTDFILDIEDDN, encoded by the coding sequence ATGACCAGGGTTTATTTAGATATAAGTATTTATAACCGCCCCTTTGATGACCAAACACAGCCAAAAATATTTCTAGAAACACAAGCGGTCATCTTAATTTTACAAATGGTCGAAGCAAAATTAATAGAATTAGTTAGTTCTTCAGTTCTAGAATATGAAAATAGCCGTAACCCGTTTCCTGTAAACCAACAGTCAATGGAGCGATACTTACAAATAGCTACATTGAGAGTATTACTAGATGAAAACATTAGAGCGAGAGCAAAACAACTAGAACAACAAGGGATTAAAGCCATTGATGCTCTCCACGTTGCTTGTGCCGAAGCTTCTCAAAGTGATTATTTTATCACTTGCGATAAGAGATTAATCAATCGCTCTCAAAGCTTAACACTTAAAACAATCAACCCTACTGATTTTATTTTGGATATAGAAGATGACAATTAA
- a CDS encoding peptidoglycan-binding domain-containing protein, with the protein MTITNEAASAQLNKPVLKEGSKGDAVKELQKLLLKSGAFVSLNDEGACVFPGEEVVDGVFGSKTKNAVILFQGKVFLLQDGIVADKTWRALFKNAPVDMPILKKDSKGELVKKVQERLALGDFYEGKIDGNFGNNTEKAVKALQKRTGLTVDGVIGERTWFELSKINTIFC; encoded by the coding sequence ATGACCATTACAAATGAAGCTGCTTCTGCTCAACTTAACAAGCCTGTTCTCAAGGAAGGTTCAAAAGGTGACGCTGTTAAAGAACTGCAAAAACTGTTATTAAAATCGGGTGCTTTTGTATCTCTCAATGACGAGGGTGCTTGTGTATTTCCTGGTGAAGAAGTTGTTGACGGTGTATTTGGTTCCAAGACAAAAAATGCGGTTATACTCTTCCAAGGTAAGGTGTTTCTTCTACAAGATGGAATTGTTGCAGATAAAACTTGGCGAGCACTTTTTAAAAATGCGCCAGTTGATATGCCTATCCTGAAGAAAGATAGCAAGGGAGAACTTGTAAAGAAGGTTCAAGAAAGATTAGCACTCGGCGACTTTTACGAGGGTAAAATTGACGGTAATTTTGGTAATAATACAGAAAAAGCAGTCAAAGCTTTGCAAAAGCGCACAGGGTTAACTGTGGATGGAGTGATTGGCGAACGCACCTGGTTTGAATTAAGCAAGATTAATACAATCTTCTGTTAA
- a CDS encoding histidine phosphatase family protein, giving the protein MTRVIIVRHGQSTYNTEKRVQGRSDASRLTEKGRSDSTQVGKALSNFLFNAIYSSPLQRAKDTVDIIHRELTIHTEQSAIPQTSDLLMEIDLPLWQGMLSAEVKEKFREDYRIWQETPQLLRMSVKDGEQTTEHFPVVALYEQARQFWQEVLARHQNETILVVGHNGINRALLGTALEIPPERYHSIQQSNCCISVLNFSGGLGEPVQLESLNQTQHLGDLLPSLRPNHKGVRLLLVRHGETEWNRQTRFQGQIDVPLNDNGRQQAQKAAQFLKDVEIDFAVSSTMVRPKETAEIILQYHTDVNLELLDGLREISHGLWEGKLEKEIEQEFPGELDRWRTTPAQVQMPEGENLQQVWERSVAAWESIVQTALANELKIGLVVAHDATNKTLLCHVLGLSSEHFWNFRQGNGAVSVIDYALGKNGKPVLQAMNITAHLGGGVLDKTAAGAL; this is encoded by the coding sequence GTGACTCGTGTAATTATCGTGCGCCACGGTCAAAGTACTTATAATACCGAAAAACGCGTACAAGGACGCTCGGATGCTTCTAGATTAACTGAAAAAGGTCGTAGTGATTCTACTCAAGTAGGCAAAGCCCTCAGTAATTTCCTATTTAACGCAATATATAGCAGTCCTTTGCAACGTGCAAAAGATACAGTAGATATTATTCACCGTGAGTTGACAATTCATACTGAGCAGTCTGCTATTCCCCAAACTTCTGATCTGTTGATGGAAATTGACCTGCCTTTATGGCAGGGAATGCTTTCTGCTGAAGTTAAAGAGAAGTTTCGTGAAGACTACCGCATTTGGCAGGAAACTCCCCAGCTACTGCGGATGTCTGTAAAAGACGGTGAGCAAACAACAGAACATTTTCCTGTTGTGGCTTTGTATGAACAGGCGCGGCAGTTTTGGCAAGAAGTTTTAGCTCGCCATCAAAACGAAACAATACTTGTTGTGGGGCATAATGGCATTAATCGTGCTCTTTTGGGCACGGCACTGGAAATTCCTCCAGAACGTTACCATTCCATACAACAATCTAACTGTTGCATCAGTGTACTTAATTTTTCTGGAGGATTGGGAGAACCTGTCCAACTAGAATCTCTGAATCAGACGCAACATTTAGGAGATCTTCTACCCTCCTTGCGCCCAAATCACAAAGGTGTAAGGTTGTTGCTGGTGCGTCACGGAGAAACTGAGTGGAACCGCCAAACCAGATTTCAGGGGCAAATTGATGTTCCTCTCAACGACAATGGTAGACAGCAGGCACAAAAAGCTGCTCAGTTTCTCAAAGACGTAGAAATTGATTTTGCAGTCAGTAGCACAATGGTGCGTCCTAAAGAAACTGCAGAAATTATTTTGCAGTACCATACTGATGTCAATTTGGAATTGCTGGATGGTTTAAGGGAAATTAGTCACGGACTTTGGGAAGGAAAATTAGAAAAAGAAATAGAGCAGGAATTTCCAGGAGAGTTGGATCGCTGGCGCACAACACCAGCGCAAGTCCAAATGCCAGAAGGAGAAAACTTGCAACAAGTGTGGGAACGTAGTGTCGCAGCGTGGGAGTCTATTGTTCAAACTGCATTGGCAAATGAACTCAAAATCGGATTAGTTGTTGCTCATGATGCGACTAACAAAACTCTGCTGTGTCACGTTCTGGGTTTATCATCAGAACATTTTTGGAATTTTCGTCAGGGTAACGGTGCAGTAAGTGTTATTGACTACGCCCTAGGAAAAAATGGGAAACCAGTATTGCAAGCGATGAACATCACCGCTCACTTAGGCGGTGGCGTACTTGATAAAACTGCGGCAGGGGCATTGTAA
- a CDS encoding restriction endonuclease subunit S, with protein sequence MASEFLWTTIRDVCSVGDGAHSKVTRQTFGIPYLTSKNIGSGNLKLDDVDFISEEDFEKLFSKKSKATRRLQTGDVLIGIIGTFGNAYRYKDTDYFGVSSSVAILRPDQSVLHPDFLYYVVTSNLFKQAHSAYKSGSVQGYTNIPTIKCLPIPLPPLPEQKAIAQILSSLDDKIELNREMNQTLEAIARAIFNSWFKDDSFPDTWQILPLEDCMAAIIDYRGKTPTKTLSGIPLITAKIVKDGRINEPQEYIAPKNYDLWMRRGFPERGDVLMTTEAPLGEIAQLDGRKVALAQRLITLRGKPGVMDNTYLKFLMLSSFVQEQLHARATGTTVLGIRQSELRKVDLVIPPFFEQQKISQPLRIIEDKIGANEQESQTLASIRDTLLPKLLSGEIRVKEAEKVLEAAT encoded by the coding sequence ATGGCAAGTGAGTTTTTGTGGACAACAATACGGGATGTATGCTCTGTTGGAGATGGTGCCCATTCCAAAGTTACTCGTCAAACTTTTGGTATTCCGTATTTAACATCTAAAAATATAGGCTCCGGTAATCTCAAACTAGATGATGTTGATTTTATAAGTGAAGAAGACTTTGAAAAACTATTTTCTAAAAAGTCGAAAGCAACACGTAGACTTCAAACTGGGGATGTCTTAATAGGTATTATTGGAACTTTTGGAAACGCATATAGATATAAAGATACAGACTATTTTGGTGTATCAAGTTCAGTAGCCATTTTACGACCAGATCAATCAGTCCTACATCCAGATTTTTTGTACTACGTAGTAACTAGTAATTTGTTTAAACAAGCACACTCTGCTTACAAAAGTGGTTCTGTTCAAGGATACACAAATATCCCAACTATAAAATGCTTGCCTATTCCTCTTCCTCCCCTGCCTGAACAAAAAGCGATCGCCCAAATCCTCTCCTCTCTCGACGACAAAATCGAACTAAACCGGGAGATGAACCAAACGCTGGAAGCGATCGCACGGGCAATCTTTAATTCCTGGTTTAAAGATGATAGCTTTCCTGACACCTGGCAAATACTGCCATTAGAAGACTGTATGGCTGCAATAATTGATTACCGAGGAAAAACCCCTACAAAAACTTTATCTGGTATTCCTTTAATTACAGCCAAAATTGTTAAAGACGGGCGAATTAACGAACCACAGGAATATATTGCACCCAAAAATTATGATTTGTGGATGCGTCGGGGATTTCCAGAACGTGGTGATGTTCTGATGACAACGGAAGCTCCACTAGGAGAAATTGCACAACTTGATGGGCGAAAAGTTGCACTTGCTCAACGTTTAATAACACTTCGGGGTAAGCCTGGAGTTATGGATAATACTTATTTAAAATTTTTAATGCTGTCATCGTTCGTACAAGAACAACTTCATGCTAGAGCTACTGGTACAACTGTTCTTGGTATACGCCAAAGTGAATTGCGTAAGGTTGATTTAGTTATTCCACCTTTTTTTGAACAACAAAAAATTAGTCAACCTCTTAGAATTATCGAAGATAAAATTGGCGCGAATGAGCAAGAATCACAGACACTCGCATCTATCCGCGACACCCTACTACCCAAACTCCTATCAGGCGAAATCCGTGTCAAAGAAGCTGAGAAAGTATTAGAGGCGGCGACATGA
- a CDS encoding dihydroorotase yields MASELLQQVRVINPVSGTDQIADVLIEDGYIRSVMHHRSDVPDNTRVRDCQGLILGPGLVDLYSHSGEPGFEERETLQSLLQAAAAGGFTRISILPDTSPVIDNPAVVAQLQKRGGELEVMSHMKSQRQGERKLREDLPEQVTGVEIREKQNSPLSSLSSPQVNVWGAISLDVAGKQMTELANLAAVGVVGFTDSQPWENFGLVRRVLEYIQPLRKPVAFWCCDRQLMGNGVIREGRDAIRFGLPFIPSSAETSAIAALLELVTATNTPVHIMRVSTARSVELIASAKARGVPITVSTTWMHLLLDMQKIQSYNNTNLRLEPPLGTSNDVAALRQAVRTGVIDAIAIDHRPYTYEEKTVAFAEAPPGAIGYELALPLLWQHLVETGEFTALELWKAFSTRPAECLQQRISAIAPDQKAELTLFDPQQNWKVEKQNLHTLSSNTFWLGQQLTGRVVQTWC; encoded by the coding sequence ATGGCAAGTGAACTGCTACAACAAGTAAGGGTTATCAACCCTGTTTCTGGAACTGACCAAATTGCTGATGTCCTTATTGAGGATGGCTATATCAGATCTGTGATGCATCACAGATCTGATGTGCCGGACAACACCCGTGTCAGAGATTGTCAAGGGTTGATATTAGGACCAGGGTTGGTAGATTTGTATAGCCACTCTGGAGAACCAGGATTTGAAGAACGCGAAACCCTCCAGTCTCTCTTACAAGCTGCTGCTGCTGGGGGCTTCACACGAATTAGTATCTTACCCGATACATCCCCAGTGATTGATAATCCGGCTGTGGTAGCACAGCTGCAGAAGCGAGGAGGGGAGTTGGAGGTGATGAGCCACATGAAAAGCCAGCGCCAGGGTGAGCGTAAACTCCGGGAAGATTTACCAGAGCAGGTGACTGGTGTAGAAATCAGGGAGAAGCAAAATTCTCCCTTGTCCTCATTGTCTTCTCCCCAAGTCAATGTCTGGGGTGCAATTAGTTTGGATGTTGCTGGCAAGCAAATGACTGAATTGGCAAACTTGGCTGCAGTTGGAGTGGTTGGCTTTACTGATAGTCAGCCTTGGGAAAATTTTGGGCTGGTACGTCGGGTGTTGGAATATATCCAACCTTTGAGGAAACCAGTTGCATTTTGGTGTTGCGATCGCCAATTGATGGGAAATGGCGTCATCCGGGAAGGTCGAGATGCTATCCGTTTTGGCCTGCCTTTTATACCTTCTAGTGCGGAAACCTCTGCGATCGCCGCTTTGTTGGAATTAGTCACCGCCACAAATACGCCAGTACATATCATGCGTGTTTCCACTGCTCGCAGTGTCGAACTGATTGCATCCGCTAAAGCCAGAGGTGTACCGATTACCGTCAGTACCACTTGGATGCACCTTTTACTTGACATGCAAAAAATTCAAAGCTATAATAATACGAACCTGCGTTTAGAACCACCTTTGGGGACTTCTAATGACGTAGCAGCGTTACGGCAAGCAGTACGCACAGGTGTTATAGATGCAATAGCCATAGACCACAGACCGTACACCTACGAAGAGAAAACCGTTGCCTTTGCCGAAGCTCCACCAGGGGCAATTGGTTACGAGTTAGCATTACCCCTTTTATGGCAGCATCTAGTAGAAACAGGAGAATTTACAGCATTAGAATTGTGGAAAGCTTTTAGTACTCGTCCGGCGGAGTGTTTACAACAGAGAATAAGTGCGATCGCGCCAGATCAAAAAGCCGAACTCACTTTATTTGATCCCCAGCAAAACTGGAAAGTCGAAAAGCAAAATCTACATACACTTTCTAGTAATACATTTTGGCTGGGACAGCAATTGACAGGTCGAGTTGTACAAACTTGGTGTTAG
- the mutS gene encoding DNA mismatch repair protein MutS: protein MSASYSASQTTQPSNPTAPHADHRLVDRSKLTQMFQHYVDIKDKYPHAMLLYRVGDFFECYFEDAVTLAQELELSLTSKLVGDVGRVAMSGVPHHAWERHATQLVEKGYAVVICDQVEDAAEAAGRLVRREVTRILTPGTLLEEGMLKSSRNNYLAAVVIAGEHWGLAYADISTGEFLTTQGSNLEHLTQELMRLQPAEVLVPTNAPDLRSLLLRAGEKSEHLPECLPPSFCYCLRSQIPFSQAEARARLLQKFKVRSLEGLGCDQLPLAVRAAGGLLEYLEDTQKENAIPLQLLRTYTLTDFLIVDYQTRRNLEITQTVRDGSFVGSLLWALDRTSTAMGSRALRRWLLQPLLDVKGIRSRQDTIQELVENTTLRQELRQLLRQIYDLERLTGRAGSGTAHARDLVALADSLSRLPELSRLVASAHSPFLKALQKVPPVLEELAQKIRAHLVESPPIHIKEGGLIRSGINTQLDERRATVEDDQKWIANLEVDERAKTGIPTLKVGFNKTFGYYISISRAKADQVPSNYIRKQTLVNEERYITPELKEREARILTARDDLNQLEYEIFVALREEVGGEAEVIRNISRAVAAADVLCGLAELAVYQGYCRPEMVEGREINIVDGRHPVVEQSLPAGFFVPNSTSLGGETNRRGAENAEEEEEKGRKRQGERGGKESSLIPSLPDSPHPDLIILTGPNASGKSCYLRQVGLIQLMAQIGSFVPAGSARLGVCDRIFTRVGAVDDLATGQSTFMVEMNETANILNHATSRSLVLLDEIGRGTATFDGLSIAWAVAEYIATEILARTIFATHYHELNELASLLPNIANYQVTVKELADQIIFLHQVQPGGADKSYGIEAGRLAGLPKVVIARAKQVMGQIEKHSKIAMGLQNLE from the coding sequence ATGAGCGCTTCTTACTCTGCATCCCAAACAACCCAACCCAGTAACCCAACTGCACCTCACGCTGACCATCGGCTGGTGGATCGCAGTAAGCTGACTCAAATGTTCCAGCATTATGTGGATATCAAGGATAAGTATCCTCACGCGATGCTACTGTATCGAGTGGGAGATTTCTTTGAATGCTACTTTGAAGATGCTGTGACTTTGGCGCAGGAATTAGAACTCTCCCTCACCAGTAAGCTTGTAGGGGACGTCGGACGGGTGGCGATGAGTGGTGTACCGCATCACGCCTGGGAACGCCACGCGACGCAATTGGTGGAAAAAGGGTATGCGGTTGTTATTTGCGACCAAGTGGAAGATGCTGCTGAAGCGGCTGGTCGATTGGTGCGGCGGGAAGTTACCCGTATCCTCACCCCTGGAACTTTGCTAGAAGAAGGAATGCTCAAGTCAAGTCGCAATAATTACCTTGCGGCTGTGGTGATTGCTGGAGAGCATTGGGGTTTGGCTTATGCAGATATTTCTACTGGTGAATTCCTCACTACGCAAGGTAGCAATTTAGAGCATTTGACACAGGAACTGATGCGCTTGCAGCCTGCGGAAGTCCTCGTTCCGACGAACGCACCAGACTTGAGAAGTTTACTGCTGCGTGCAGGAGAAAAATCGGAACATTTACCTGAATGTTTGCCACCATCTTTTTGTTATTGTTTGCGATCGCAAATTCCCTTCTCTCAAGCAGAAGCAAGAGCAAGATTGTTGCAAAAATTTAAAGTGCGCTCCTTAGAAGGACTTGGCTGTGACCAACTCCCCCTAGCCGTCCGCGCTGCAGGTGGGTTGCTGGAATATTTAGAAGATACACAAAAAGAAAACGCGATTCCTTTACAGTTGTTACGCACCTATACCCTCACTGACTTTTTAATTGTTGATTATCAAACTCGACGTAACCTAGAAATTACGCAAACAGTCCGCGATGGTAGTTTTGTTGGTTCGCTTTTATGGGCTTTGGATAGAACCAGTACAGCGATGGGCAGTCGTGCGTTACGACGGTGGTTATTGCAACCGTTACTAGATGTTAAGGGTATTCGTTCCCGGCAAGACACTATCCAAGAATTGGTAGAAAATACAACTCTTCGTCAAGAACTACGGCAGTTGTTACGTCAAATTTATGACTTAGAACGGCTGACGGGACGGGCAGGTTCTGGTACTGCTCATGCAAGAGATTTAGTTGCTTTGGCAGACTCACTCTCTCGTTTACCAGAATTATCCCGCTTGGTGGCTAGTGCTCATTCTCCATTTCTCAAAGCATTGCAGAAGGTACCACCTGTTTTAGAAGAATTGGCACAGAAAATTCGCGCTCATCTGGTGGAGTCACCACCTATACATATCAAAGAAGGCGGGTTGATTCGCTCTGGGATAAATACTCAATTGGACGAAAGACGTGCAACTGTCGAAGACGACCAAAAATGGATTGCCAATTTGGAAGTTGACGAGAGAGCAAAGACGGGAATTCCGACGCTGAAAGTGGGATTTAACAAAACTTTTGGTTATTACATCAGCATTTCTCGTGCAAAAGCTGACCAAGTTCCGTCTAATTATATACGCAAGCAAACGCTGGTGAATGAAGAACGCTACATCACGCCAGAGTTGAAAGAACGGGAAGCGCGGATTCTCACGGCGCGAGATGATTTGAATCAGTTGGAATATGAGATTTTTGTGGCGTTGCGGGAAGAAGTGGGGGGAGAAGCGGAAGTTATTCGCAATATTTCCCGTGCGGTAGCAGCGGCGGATGTGTTGTGTGGGTTGGCTGAGTTGGCGGTTTATCAAGGTTATTGTCGTCCGGAGATGGTGGAGGGACGAGAAATTAATATTGTGGATGGACGTCATCCGGTGGTGGAACAGTCTTTGCCTGCGGGTTTCTTTGTGCCGAATTCGACGTCATTAGGAGGGGAAACGAACCGCAGAGGCGCAGAGAACGCAGAGGAGGAAGAGGAGAAGGGAAGAAAGAGACAAGGAGAAAGAGGAGGGAAGGAAAGTTCTCTCATTCCCTCACTCCCTGACTCGCCCCATCCTGATTTGATTATCCTTACTGGTCCGAATGCGAGTGGTAAGAGTTGTTATTTGCGTCAGGTGGGGTTAATTCAGCTGATGGCGCAGATTGGTAGTTTTGTGCCTGCTGGGTCTGCTAGGTTGGGAGTGTGCGATCGCATTTTTACTCGTGTAGGTGCAGTAGATGACTTGGCGACGGGTCAATCGACTTTTATGGTGGAGATGAATGAGACGGCGAATATTCTCAACCATGCAACGTCGAGATCACTCGTGTTGTTGGATGAGATTGGCAGGGGAACCGCAACGTTTGATGGTCTTTCTATTGCTTGGGCTGTGGCGGAGTACATTGCAACGGAGATTCTGGCGCGGACGATTTTTGCGACGCACTACCATGAGTTAAATGAATTGGCTTCGCTATTGCCAAATATTGCTAATTACCAAGTGACGGTGAAGGAGTTAGCTGACCAAATTATCTTTTTGCACCAAGTCCAACCAGGAGGTGCTGATAAGTCTTACGGAATTGAAGCGGGAAGGTTGGCGGGTTTACCTAAGGTTGTGATTGCACGGGCAAAACAAGTGATGGGGCAAATTGAAAAGCACAGCAAGATTGCTATGGGACTGCAAAATTTGGAATAG
- a CDS encoding type I restriction endonuclease subunit R, whose amino-acid sequence MSGKLTEGDVEAATLEWFEQLNYTTLNASEIAPGEPNAERQDYADVVLINRLRSSLETINPQIPADAIEEAIRKLTRTDTPNLFENNRRFHKLLTDGVNVEYQTSERIVYDQVKLIDFTNPDNNDWLVVNQFTVIENKKERRPDVVVFINGLPLAAIELKNPVTENATIKGAFNQLQTYKQDIPSLFPYNEILVVSDGTEARVGTLTADWERFMPWRTIDGEDIAPKKTAELEVLIKGIFEKHRFLDLLQHFIVFEVDGSDITKKMAGYHQFHAVNKAIERTVIATSPVGDKRVGVVWHTQGSGKSLTMAFYAGKIIQNPEMANPTLVILTDRNDLDDQLFNTFAYCSDLLRQNPVQAQDRENLTELLQVSSGGVVFTTIQKFAPEPRQQYPELSPRRNIVVIADEAHRSQYGLEARVVTTQDESNTYIAYGFAKHLRDALPNASFIGFTGTPIESTDINTPAIFGEYIDIYDIQRAVEDEATVRIYYEGRMARLELSESERPHIDPEFEEVTEGEEQSTREQLKTKWAKLAALVGAEKRIALVAKDIVEHFERRQEIIDGKAMIVCMSRQICVNLYDAIIKIRPDWHHLDDDKGNLKVVMTGSAADPLEFQPHIRNKSRRKALAKRFKNEHDPMKLVIVRDMWLTGFDAPCLHSIYIDKPMRGHGLMQAIARVNRVFKDKPGGLVVDYLGIADQLRSALRDYTADSQGQTGIPQEQAIALMLSKYENVTALLDGFDYSLFFTGTATQRVSIIPAAMDHILGLEDGQQQFIQVVNELAKAFALCSSSDEAIEIRDEVGLFQAIRAAFVKHTTTGGKSPEDVDTAIRQIVSNAVASNEVLDIFAAAGVKNPDISILSDEFLADVRQLPQRHLALELLRKLINDEIKTRSHRNLVQSRSFAEMLEHTIQRYQNRAIETAQVMSELIALAKEIREATKRGENLGLSEDELAFYDALDLTDTSVQALGDDTLKAIARDLIDTVRRNVTIDWTQKESVKANLRRLVKRLLRKYGYPPEKQEKAMVTVLQQAELLCKDWAA is encoded by the coding sequence GTGTCAGGAAAATTAACCGAAGGCGATGTAGAAGCCGCTACTCTCGAATGGTTTGAACAATTAAACTACACTACCCTCAACGCCTCGGAAATTGCCCCTGGTGAACCCAACGCGGAACGCCAAGACTACGCCGATGTTGTCCTCATTAACCGTCTGCGTTCTTCCCTAGAAACAATTAACCCTCAAATTCCCGCCGACGCAATAGAAGAAGCCATTCGCAAACTTACCCGCACTGACACACCTAATTTATTTGAAAACAATCGCCGCTTCCACAAATTGCTCACCGATGGGGTAAATGTTGAATACCAAACATCAGAAAGAATTGTCTACGACCAAGTTAAATTAATCGACTTTACCAACCCAGACAATAACGACTGGCTGGTAGTTAATCAATTTACTGTTATTGAAAATAAAAAAGAACGCCGTCCTGATGTTGTAGTCTTCATCAACGGCTTACCTTTAGCTGCAATTGAACTCAAAAATCCAGTCACCGAAAACGCCACAATTAAAGGCGCATTTAACCAACTCCAAACCTATAAACAAGATATCCCTAGTTTATTTCCCTACAACGAAATATTAGTAGTTTCCGACGGCACAGAAGCCAGAGTCGGAACCCTCACCGCCGACTGGGAACGCTTCATGCCTTGGCGCACAATTGATGGAGAAGACATCGCCCCTAAAAAAACCGCAGAACTGGAAGTTTTAATTAAAGGTATCTTTGAAAAACACCGTTTTCTCGACTTACTGCAACACTTCATTGTTTTTGAAGTAGACGGTAGCGACATTACCAAAAAAATGGCAGGATACCACCAATTCCATGCAGTCAATAAAGCCATTGAACGCACTGTGATAGCCACATCACCCGTAGGTGATAAACGTGTGGGTGTGGTGTGGCACACTCAAGGTAGCGGTAAGAGTTTAACAATGGCATTCTACGCCGGAAAAATTATCCAGAATCCAGAAATGGCAAACCCCACTCTGGTAATTCTCACAGATCGCAACGATTTAGACGACCAATTATTTAATACCTTTGCTTACTGTTCTGACTTACTGCGCCAGAACCCAGTCCAAGCGCAAGATAGGGAAAATTTAACAGAACTTCTACAAGTGTCCTCTGGTGGCGTTGTCTTTACCACCATTCAGAAATTCGCACCAGAACCAAGGCAACAATACCCCGAACTTTCTCCCCGTCGCAACATCGTTGTGATTGCTGATGAAGCACACCGTAGCCAATATGGATTAGAGGCGCGTGTAGTCACAACTCAAGATGAAAGCAACACGTATATAGCTTATGGCTTTGCGAAACATTTAAGAGATGCTTTACCTAACGCCTCATTTATTGGCTTTACAGGAACTCCCATAGAATCAACTGATATTAATACACCAGCAATATTTGGTGAATATATTGATATTTACGATATTCAAAGAGCAGTTGAAGATGAAGCCACTGTCCGCATTTACTATGAAGGACGCATGGCAAGATTGGAACTATCAGAATCAGAACGTCCTCATATTGACCCAGAATTTGAAGAAGTCACCGAAGGTGAGGAACAGTCAACCAGAGAACAGTTAAAAACCAAATGGGCAAAATTAGCAGCTTTGGTAGGAGCAGAAAAACGCATTGCCCTAGTTGCAAAAGACATTGTAGAACATTTTGAACGTCGCCAAGAAATTATCGACGGGAAGGCAATGATTGTCTGCATGAGTCGTCAAATTTGCGTAAATTTGTACGATGCAATTATCAAAATTCGCCCTGATTGGCATCATCTCGACGACGACAAAGGAAACCTGAAAGTTGTAATGACAGGTTCCGCAGCAGATCCTCTAGAATTTCAACCCCATATCCGCAATAAATCCAGACGTAAAGCACTAGCAAAGCGATTTAAAAATGAACATGACCCGATGAAATTGGTAATTGTCCGGGATATGTGGCTAACAGGATTTGATGCGCCATGTTTGCACAGTATCTACATAGATAAACCAATGCGTGGTCATGGTTTAATGCAAGCTATAGCCAGAGTTAACCGCGTCTTCAAAGACAAACCAGGCGGTTTAGTTGTGGACTACTTGGGTATTGCTGACCAACTCAGATCAGCTCTGAGAGATTATACTGCTGACAGCCAAGGTCAAACAGGCATTCCTCAAGAACAAGCGATCGCTCTCATGCTATCAAAATACGAAAACGTCACAGCACTGTTAGACGGTTTCGACTATTCGCTGTTCTTTACAGGTACTGCAACCCAGCGTGTCTCCATCATCCCCGCCGCAATGGATCATATTCTCGGACTGGAAGATGGACAACAGCAGTTTATCCAAGTTGTGAATGAATTAGCCAAAGCTTTTGCATTGTGCAGTTCCAGTGATGAAGCCATAGAAATTCGGGATGAAGTCGGTTTATTTCAGGCAATCCGCGCTGCCTTCGTGAAACATACCACAACTGGGGGTAAAAGTCCCGAAGATGTAGATACTGCAATTCGCCAAATTGTCTCTAACGCCGTTGCGAGTAATGAGGTGCTAGATATTTTCGCTGCTGCTGGGGTGAAGAATCCTGATATTTCCATCCTCTCCGATGAATTTTTAGCAGATGTCCGCCAATTACCCCAACGTCACCTAGCTTTAGAACTGCTGCGGAAATTAATCAACGACGAAATCAAAACGCGATCGCATCGTAACTTGGTACAGTCCCGTTCCTTTGCCGAAATGCTAGAACACACAATTCAACGTTACCAGAACCGGGCTATTGAAACCGCCCAAGTGATGAGCGAATTAATTGCACTAGCAAAAGAAATCCGGGAAGCGACAAAGCGAGGCGAAAATCTGGGGTTATCTGAAGATGAACTCGCTTTTTACGATGCCCTGGATTTAACTGATACCTCAGTCCAAGCATTAGGCGATGATACCCTCAAAGCGATCGCTCGTGACCTAATAGATACAGTTCGCCGCAACGTTACTATTGACTGGACACAGAAAGAAAGCGTCAAAGCCAATCTCCGGCGCTTAGTCAAGCGCTTACTGCGGAAATACGGCTATCCACCAGAAAAGCAAGAGAAGGCGATGGTGACAGTCCTGCAACAAGCAGAGTTACTGTGTAAGGATTGGGCTGCGTGA